A DNA window from Aestuariispira ectoiniformans contains the following coding sequences:
- a CDS encoding TRAP transporter small permease, whose amino-acid sequence MRNALDGLYKASTGLAAFFLLAICIMVLAQVGCNIANALIGWSTGVSGDYTIPSYAEFAGFFLAASSFFALAGTFRGGVHIRVNLMIQHLVGIKRRIVELWCVAVALVMTAYFSYYMLELVLESWEYNDMSPGIIPVPLWIPQSALALGLIVFTIALLDAFVAVLKGAEQAHGEPDLAESGE is encoded by the coding sequence ATGCGAAACGCTCTGGATGGGTTGTATAAGGCCAGTACTGGTCTGGCGGCCTTTTTTCTTCTGGCTATCTGTATAATGGTCCTGGCGCAGGTCGGTTGTAACATCGCAAATGCGCTGATCGGCTGGTCCACGGGGGTGAGCGGCGATTACACGATTCCGTCCTATGCGGAATTTGCAGGCTTCTTCCTGGCGGCGTCCTCATTTTTTGCTCTGGCGGGAACATTCCGTGGCGGCGTTCACATTCGCGTCAATCTGATGATCCAGCATCTGGTTGGTATCAAGCGCCGGATTGTGGAGCTGTGGTGTGTGGCCGTTGCCTTGGTCATGACGGCATATTTCTCCTATTACATGCTGGAGCTTGTTCTGGAATCCTGGGAATACAACGACATGTCGCCCGGTATTATACCGGTCCCGCTCTGGATTCCTCAAAGCGCCCTGGCCTTGGGGCTCATCGTGTTCACAATTGCCTTGCTGGATGCTTTCGTTGCCGTTCTGAAGGGGGCGGAACAGGCCCATGGCGAGCCGGATCTTGCGGAATCGGGAGAATAA
- a CDS encoding TRAP transporter large permease, with translation MEQLWMALVLLVVLFFLLGSGIWVALSLLGVGLAGMAIFTSAPVGQVLASTVWGASNSWALAALPLFIWMGEILFRSRLSSDMFNGLSPWLSGLPGRLLHVNVLGCGIFAAVSGSSAATAATVGKMSIPELTKRGYDSKMVLGTLAGSGTLGLLIPPSIILIVYGVATDQSIARLFVAGILPGALLVGLFMGYVAIWSLLNRDKVPDDVERLSFIEKVKRTRSLLPVVLLIAGVVGSIYAGVASPTDAAAVGVALALLLTWLSGDLSWESFRDGLVGATKTSCMIAFILAGASFLTVAMGFTGIPRMLAEWIGGMGLSPYALLAALTVFFVVLGCFLDGISVVVLTTSVILPMVEKVGIDTLWFGIFVVIVVEMSQITPPVGFNLFVLQGLTGRNILEIAKAALPFFLLMVLALAIIVWVPELATYLPNSMGR, from the coding sequence ATGGAACAATTGTGGATGGCCCTGGTTCTCCTGGTGGTTCTGTTTTTCCTGTTGGGAAGCGGTATCTGGGTTGCGCTGTCGTTATTAGGTGTCGGTCTCGCCGGCATGGCGATTTTCACCTCTGCGCCTGTGGGGCAGGTTTTGGCGTCAACCGTCTGGGGGGCCAGCAACAGTTGGGCCCTGGCGGCGCTTCCCCTGTTTATCTGGATGGGTGAAATCCTGTTCCGGTCACGTCTGTCGTCGGACATGTTCAATGGCCTGTCACCCTGGCTGAGCGGCCTCCCGGGGCGCCTGTTGCATGTCAACGTGCTGGGCTGCGGGATCTTTGCCGCTGTTTCCGGTTCGTCGGCTGCCACCGCCGCGACGGTCGGCAAGATGTCGATCCCGGAGCTGACCAAACGCGGGTATGACAGCAAGATGGTTCTCGGCACGCTTGCCGGGTCCGGGACTTTGGGGCTGTTGATCCCGCCGTCGATCATTCTGATCGTTTACGGCGTGGCGACGGACCAGTCCATCGCCCGTCTGTTTGTCGCCGGTATTCTGCCGGGCGCGTTGCTGGTCGGCCTGTTCATGGGCTATGTCGCGATCTGGTCGCTGCTGAACCGTGACAAGGTTCCTGACGATGTTGAACGGCTCAGCTTTATCGAAAAGGTCAAGCGAACCCGCAGCCTGTTGCCGGTCGTCTTGTTGATTGCCGGTGTGGTCGGTTCGATCTACGCCGGTGTGGCATCCCCCACGGATGCAGCAGCAGTCGGTGTGGCGCTGGCGCTTTTGCTGACCTGGCTGAGTGGTGATCTGAGTTGGGAAAGCTTCCGCGATGGTCTGGTCGGGGCAACCAAGACAAGCTGCATGATCGCCTTCATCCTGGCGGGCGCGTCCTTCCTGACGGTTGCCATGGGCTTCACGGGTATTCCGCGGATGCTGGCCGAATGGATCGGAGGCATGGGGCTGTCGCCTTATGCCTTGTTGGCGGCTTTGACGGTTTTCTTTGTTGTTCTCGGCTGTTTCCTGGACGGTATTTCTGTTGTGGTCCTGACCACGTCGGTCATTTTGCCGATGGTTGAAAAGGTTGGTATCGACACCCTGTGGTTCGGTATCTTCGTGGTGATCGTCGTGGAGATGTCGCAGATCACGCCGCCGGTCGGCTTCAACCTGTTCGTGTTACAGGGGCTGACAGGGAGAAACATCCTGGAAATCGCCAAGGCGGCGTTGCCTTTCTTCCTGCTGATGGTGCTGGCCCTGGCCATCATCGTCTGGGTGCCTGAACTGGCAACCTATCTGCCCAACAGCATGGGCCGTTAA
- a CDS encoding methyl-accepting chemotaxis protein produces the protein MSEATDVGTPTEVPEDNRQTSIWTLRRVLLILSVLFSVGIIANQIWTADSFRKLTFSVLVGTSEDTLGVLVNERVSTQYEGKLNKLVSDWVRRPEFTGPAKTKNEKALLALTDEVYSHADFTNGIFQFVNVNFIDADMKIMAQSPKGQGETVLSTPGLVDELLARDKKAQRQVAMYRWVTKDGRPVHSIIAPLGGFRVIGFMELVTDPQVTLPGLNTAMGGDFKLTDVNDGIVFEEDLPQPTATASEDNADQAAADETTDNQSANEDAAGDGNAEMPADESVVAVPANENMLTTRVDIPDSFGGTWAHALITRDMSNLNQSLANTRNLAIIVVVAGLVVAWAIGWVVLQSVTFRPLRRFATAMNQIGDGETDVDIPKTGRDEMAVMARALEKLRRSSVELKEMQAHEEERNRARRKEIQDKLQEMSQKLDDELRVTVADIQQNMKRLEGIADEMSSSAQDAEGRSQTVAAAAQQATDSAESVVGETEQVTESFREVMDLASRSGDVAGRVSDEAQQASETVTSLAEDARKISDVITLINEIADQTNMLALNATIEAARAGEAGKGFAVVASEVKNLANRTTKATEEITAQITQVQNRTKVTVDAIQTISETIVQMSEMADNISRTVEARTEGTRQITANVRGAAEATRGVTEDISEVTSRAAHVGELSQQVRTGAAEVSEGINTLRDRLSKILN, from the coding sequence GTGAGCGAAGCCACAGACGTTGGGACACCAACGGAAGTACCGGAAGACAATCGCCAAACATCAATCTGGACATTGAGGCGGGTTCTGCTGATCCTGTCGGTCCTGTTTTCCGTCGGTATCATAGCCAATCAGATCTGGACCGCAGATTCATTCAGAAAACTGACCTTTTCCGTTTTGGTCGGCACATCCGAGGACACCCTAGGCGTATTGGTCAACGAGCGCGTCAGCACGCAATACGAAGGAAAGCTGAATAAATTGGTGTCTGACTGGGTACGCCGCCCGGAATTCACCGGTCCCGCGAAGACCAAGAACGAAAAGGCATTGCTGGCCCTGACCGACGAGGTCTACAGCCACGCCGACTTCACAAACGGCATCTTTCAATTTGTGAATGTGAATTTCATCGACGCCGACATGAAGATCATGGCCCAGTCCCCAAAGGGACAGGGAGAGACGGTCCTGTCGACGCCAGGTCTGGTCGACGAGCTTTTGGCCCGGGACAAGAAAGCCCAACGCCAGGTCGCAATGTATCGCTGGGTCACAAAGGACGGCCGGCCCGTTCACAGCATCATCGCGCCCTTGGGCGGCTTCCGTGTCATCGGTTTCATGGAGCTGGTCACGGACCCGCAAGTGACCCTGCCCGGCCTCAACACCGCCATGGGCGGCGACTTCAAACTGACCGACGTGAATGACGGCATCGTCTTCGAGGAAGACCTTCCCCAACCCACGGCGACGGCATCGGAAGACAATGCTGATCAGGCCGCCGCGGATGAAACCACAGACAACCAGAGCGCCAATGAAGACGCCGCCGGTGACGGAAACGCGGAAATGCCTGCAGACGAATCCGTGGTAGCGGTCCCGGCCAATGAAAACATGCTGACAACGCGTGTCGATATCCCGGACAGTTTTGGCGGCACCTGGGCCCACGCCCTGATCACACGCGATATGAGCAACCTGAACCAGTCGCTTGCCAATACACGGAACCTTGCAATCATCGTTGTTGTTGCCGGACTGGTCGTCGCCTGGGCCATCGGCTGGGTGGTCCTGCAATCCGTGACTTTCAGGCCGTTGCGCCGTTTTGCCACCGCCATGAACCAGATCGGTGATGGCGAAACCGATGTGGACATCCCGAAAACCGGCCGCGATGAAATGGCGGTCATGGCACGTGCGCTGGAAAAACTGCGGCGCAGTTCCGTCGAATTGAAGGAAATGCAGGCCCATGAGGAAGAACGCAACCGGGCACGGCGCAAGGAAATCCAGGACAAGCTGCAGGAAATGTCGCAGAAACTGGACGACGAACTTCGCGTGACTGTCGCAGATATCCAGCAGAACATGAAGCGCCTGGAAGGGATCGCTGATGAAATGTCTTCATCGGCCCAGGATGCCGAAGGTCGCTCCCAGACTGTTGCTGCCGCCGCACAACAGGCAACCGACAGCGCGGAATCCGTGGTCGGCGAGACGGAGCAGGTGACCGAATCCTTCCGGGAAGTCATGGACCTTGCCAGCCGGTCCGGCGATGTCGCGGGGCGTGTCTCCGACGAGGCGCAGCAAGCCAGCGAGACAGTCACTTCCCTGGCAGAAGACGCCCGCAAGATCAGCGATGTGATCACCCTGATCAACGAAATCGCCGATCAAACCAATATGCTGGCGCTGAACGCCACCATCGAGGCCGCCCGGGCCGGAGAAGCTGGTAAAGGCTTTGCCGTGGTGGCCTCCGAAGTCAAAAATCTGGCCAACCGGACGACAAAGGCGACGGAGGAAATCACCGCCCAGATCACCCAGGTGCAGAACCGCACGAAGGTAACGGTGGATGCCATTCAGACCATTTCGGAAACGATCGTGCAGATGAGTGAAATGGCCGACAACATTTCCAGAACCGTCGAGGCCCGCACCGAAGGCACACGCCAGATCACCGCAAACGTCCGTGGCGCTGCAGAGGCAACCCGTGGCGTGACGGAGGATATCAGTGAGGTGACCAGCCGTGCGGCCCATGTGGGTGAGTTGTCTCAGCAGGTACGCACCGGCGCGGCCGAAGTCTCCGAGGGGATCAACACCCTGCGTGACCGCCTGTCCAAAATCCTCAACTAG
- a CDS encoding SufE family protein produces MALSIDELVENFELFDDWEDRYRYIIDLGKKLPPMPEEEMVEDNKVRGCMSQVWMTSRLEGNSPIMRFNADSDAFIVKGLIAVLMLIYDGQSPEKVANTDALEFMTRVGLDRHISPNRRNGLVAMVERIRHDAQAQLA; encoded by the coding sequence ATGGCGCTCAGTATCGACGAATTGGTGGAAAATTTCGAACTCTTCGACGATTGGGAAGACCGCTATCGCTATATCATCGACCTGGGCAAGAAGCTGCCGCCCATGCCGGAAGAGGAAATGGTCGAGGACAACAAGGTCCGCGGCTGCATGAGCCAGGTCTGGATGACCAGCCGCCTTGAAGGAAACTCGCCGATCATGCGGTTCAATGCCGATTCGGATGCCTTCATCGTCAAGGGCCTGATTGCCGTTCTGATGCTGATCTACGATGGTCAGTCCCCGGAAAAAGTGGCGAACACCGATGCGCTGGAATTCATGACCCGCGTCGGCCTCGACCGTCATATAAGTCCCAACCGCCGCAACGGCTTGGTCGCCATGGTGGAACGCATCCGTCACGATGCGCAGGCACAATTGGCCTGA
- a CDS encoding winged helix DNA-binding protein has product MTDRIVSSAHLVSEQAAELSEYEYGLIVASNAFYRWISRCMAASGSGDMSPLEVLVLHTLNHRDREKRLADICFTLNVEDTHTVNYAIKKLLNADLIKREKRGKEQFYSVSETGREACAEYRKVRESCLVATLGALGNVHAEEISAAARVLRALSGLYDQAARSATSL; this is encoded by the coding sequence ATGACCGATCGTATCGTCTCCTCCGCCCATCTCGTCTCAGAACAGGCCGCCGAACTCAGCGAATATGAATATGGCCTGATCGTCGCATCCAATGCGTTCTACCGCTGGATTTCGCGCTGTATGGCCGCCAGCGGCAGTGGTGACATGAGCCCCCTTGAGGTGTTGGTCCTGCATACACTGAACCACCGCGACCGGGAGAAACGGCTGGCCGATATCTGCTTCACGCTGAATGTCGAGGACACGCATACGGTCAACTACGCGATCAAAAAGCTGTTGAATGCCGACCTGATCAAGCGGGAAAAACGCGGCAAGGAACAGTTCTATTCGGTTTCGGAGACCGGCCGCGAGGCCTGTGCGGAATACCGCAAGGTCCGGGAAAGCTGTCTGGTTGCGACACTTGGCGCATTGGGCAATGTCCATGCGGAGGAAATCAGCGCCGCCGCACGGGTTTTACGCGCGCTATCAGGGCTTTACGATCAGGCGGCCCGATCCGCCACCAGCCTGTAG
- a CDS encoding TRAP transporter substrate-binding protein gives MKPTHLIAAAVGVALSATAAFADEWNMPVPYSDSVFHTQNIYKFAEDVEKSTDGKLTIKVHSAGSLFKHPEIKNAVRSGQVPVGEFLLSRLSNENPVFSVDTLPFLATSYDAAEKLWNVSRPKIEALLDQQGLKVLYAVPWPPQGLYTKKDVNELADLKGLSFRAYNAGTEMLADKAGMAPTQVEAPDVPQAFATGRVDAMITSPSTGVSSKSWDFVTNYYDTQAWLPKNIVVVNKKSFRRLDKDVQEAVLAAAARAEKRGWEMSKAETSAKTKTLEEHGVKVSKPSPLLAEELNAIGQAMAAEWLKEAGKDGLEILRDFKG, from the coding sequence ATGAAACCCACGCATCTAATCGCCGCTGCGGTTGGAGTGGCTCTGTCGGCCACTGCTGCTTTTGCTGATGAATGGAACATGCCGGTTCCGTATTCGGATTCCGTTTTCCACACGCAAAACATTTACAAATTTGCCGAGGATGTTGAGAAAAGCACCGATGGCAAGCTGACGATCAAGGTTCACAGCGCCGGTTCGCTGTTCAAACATCCTGAAATCAAGAATGCTGTTCGCAGCGGCCAGGTGCCGGTTGGCGAATTCTTGCTGTCGCGTCTCAGCAACGAAAACCCGGTTTTCAGCGTTGACACCCTGCCGTTCCTGGCAACCAGCTATGACGCTGCTGAAAAACTGTGGAATGTATCGCGTCCGAAGATCGAAGCACTGCTGGACCAGCAGGGCCTGAAAGTCCTGTATGCCGTGCCGTGGCCGCCGCAGGGTCTTTACACCAAGAAAGACGTCAACGAACTGGCTGACCTGAAGGGCCTGTCCTTCCGTGCCTACAACGCCGGCACCGAGATGCTGGCCGACAAGGCTGGTATGGCCCCGACCCAGGTTGAGGCTCCGGATGTCCCGCAGGCCTTTGCAACGGGTCGTGTCGACGCGATGATCACGTCGCCGTCCACGGGCGTATCCTCCAAATCCTGGGATTTTGTCACCAACTATTACGACACCCAGGCCTGGTTGCCGAAAAACATCGTGGTCGTGAACAAGAAATCCTTCCGCCGTCTGGACAAGGACGTGCAGGAAGCTGTTCTGGCGGCTGCTGCCCGTGCGGAAAAGCGCGGTTGGGAAATGTCCAAGGCGGAAACCTCTGCCAAGACCAAAACCCTGGAAGAGCACGGTGTGAAGGTTTCCAAGCCAAGCCCGCTTCTGGCTGAAGAACTGAATGCCATCGGTCAGGCAATGGCTGCTGAATGGCTGAAAGAAGCCGGCAAGGATGGTCTTGAAATCCTGCGTGACTTCAAAGGCTAA
- a CDS encoding hydantoinase B/oxoprolinase family protein: protein MAETDRKDECGWQFWIDRGGTFTDIVARRPDGSLQTHKLLSENPEAYKDAAIQGIRELLGLKNGDPIPSKRIDAVKMGTTVATNALLERKGDRTALVITEGFRDALRIAYQARPRLFDRRIILPELLYEKVEEVEERVDASGKILTPLNLDDLRPRLQAVFDDGIRSVAIVCMHGYRYSDHEKQIADMAREIGFTQVSTSHETSPLMKLVSRGDTTVVDAYLSPILRRYVEQVAGELGDVRLQFMQSNGGLTDAALFQGKDAILSGPAGGIVGSVRTSEQAGFGKIITFDMGGTSTDVAHYDGEYERAFETLVAGVRMRAPMMQIHTVAAGGGSMCMFDGSRYRVGPESAGANPGPAAYRRGGPLTVTDCNVMLGKLQPEFFPPVFGPNQDQPLDKDVVREKFEAMAREIKAATGDERSAVEVADGFLKIAVENMANAIKKISVQRGYDVTEYTLTCFGGAGGQHACLVADALGMTKVMLHPFAGVLSAYGMGLADVRALREQAEELPFTEENIPLLEKALNALGEEAFKEVHDQEIAEEKIDVLRKVHVRYEGSDNAMEVAFGTLAEMKAAFEDAYRNRFGFTMGDKPMIAEAIAAEAVGHTFDLGETGSINEGNLPEALAEVDAYMAGNDCKAPVYDRDAMKPGNVVNGPAVIKERTGTNVIEPGWQAVMTEIGNLVITRVEPLLRTEAIGTDCDPVMLEVFNNLFMSIAEQMGYTLQNTAYSVNIKERLDFSCAIFDAKGQLIANAPHMPVHLGSMGESIRAVINGNKDAIKPGDVYVLNAPYNGGTHLPDITVVTPVFDDAGKEILFYVGSRGHHADVGGITPGSMPPDSKHVEEEGVVIDNFKLIDQGSFREEAFIDLLKSGKYPARNPQQNLADIHAQVAANEKGVQELRKMVTHFSLPTVQAYMGHVQDNAEESVRRVIDVLKDGSFTYPMDDGSVLKVSVTIDKENRSAKVDFTGTSEQRPTNFNAPSAVCRAAVLYVFRTLVNDEIPMNEGCLKPIDIVIPEGSMLNPVYPAAVVAGNVETSQVVTDTLYGALGVMSGAQGTMNNTTFGNDTYQYYETVCGGSGAGDGFDGTDAVHTHMTNSRLTDPEILEFRYPVLLESFEIRKGSGGKGKWKGGDGTTRRLRFLEEMDVVILSNHRKVPPYGMNGGEPGELGRNWVERTDGGHEEMTGTDKRHVMPGDVFVLQTPSAGGFGKPD from the coding sequence ATGGCGGAAACAGACCGCAAGGACGAATGTGGCTGGCAATTCTGGATTGACCGTGGCGGCACATTCACCGACATCGTCGCGCGCCGTCCGGATGGCAGCCTGCAGACGCATAAACTTTTGTCGGAAAACCCGGAGGCCTACAAAGACGCAGCCATTCAGGGCATTCGCGAGCTTCTTGGCCTGAAAAACGGTGATCCGATTCCCTCCAAACGAATCGACGCCGTCAAGATGGGCACGACCGTTGCGACCAACGCGCTGCTGGAACGCAAAGGCGACCGCACGGCCCTGGTCATCACCGAGGGTTTCCGCGACGCGCTGCGGATCGCCTATCAGGCCCGTCCGCGTCTGTTTGATCGCCGGATCATCCTGCCCGAACTGCTTTACGAGAAAGTTGAAGAGGTCGAGGAACGCGTTGACGCCAGTGGCAAGATCCTGACGCCGCTGAACCTCGACGACCTGCGCCCGCGCCTTCAGGCGGTCTTTGACGACGGCATCCGATCCGTCGCCATCGTCTGCATGCACGGTTACCGTTATTCAGACCATGAAAAGCAGATCGCAGACATGGCCCGGGAAATCGGCTTTACCCAGGTTTCCACATCGCATGAGACCAGCCCGCTGATGAAACTGGTCAGCCGGGGCGACACGACCGTGGTCGATGCCTATCTGTCCCCGATCCTGCGCCGCTATGTAGAGCAGGTCGCCGGTGAACTGGGCGATGTACGTTTGCAGTTCATGCAATCCAATGGCGGCCTGACGGATGCGGCCCTGTTCCAGGGCAAAGACGCGATCCTATCCGGCCCCGCGGGCGGTATTGTGGGGTCCGTCCGCACTTCTGAACAGGCCGGTTTCGGCAAGATCATCACCTTCGACATGGGCGGTACCTCCACCGACGTTGCCCATTACGACGGTGAATATGAACGCGCCTTTGAAACCCTGGTCGCCGGTGTGCGAATGCGCGCACCGATGATGCAGATTCACACAGTGGCCGCCGGTGGCGGCTCCATGTGCATGTTCGACGGGTCGCGTTACCGTGTCGGTCCGGAGAGCGCGGGTGCAAATCCCGGTCCGGCCGCCTATCGCCGCGGCGGCCCGCTGACGGTCACCGACTGCAACGTCATGCTGGGCAAGCTTCAGCCCGAATTCTTCCCGCCGGTATTCGGTCCCAACCAGGACCAGCCGCTGGACAAGGATGTGGTACGCGAAAAGTTTGAAGCCATGGCCCGCGAGATCAAGGCAGCCACCGGCGACGAGCGCAGCGCGGTCGAGGTCGCCGACGGCTTCCTCAAGATCGCCGTCGAAAACATGGCCAACGCCATCAAAAAGATTTCGGTGCAGCGCGGTTACGATGTGACCGAATACACACTGACCTGCTTTGGCGGTGCTGGCGGACAGCATGCCTGCCTTGTGGCTGACGCGCTTGGCATGACCAAGGTTATGCTGCACCCCTTTGCTGGCGTTCTGTCTGCCTATGGCATGGGTCTGGCGGATGTGCGCGCCCTTCGGGAACAGGCCGAGGAACTGCCCTTTACCGAAGAAAATATCCCGCTGCTGGAAAAGGCATTGAACGCCTTGGGCGAAGAAGCCTTCAAGGAAGTTCATGATCAGGAAATCGCAGAGGAAAAGATTGACGTCCTTCGCAAGGTCCATGTCCGCTATGAAGGGTCCGACAATGCCATGGAGGTGGCTTTCGGCACCCTGGCGGAAATGAAGGCTGCCTTTGAAGACGCCTATCGCAACCGGTTCGGCTTCACCATGGGAGACAAGCCGATGATTGCCGAAGCCATTGCGGCGGAAGCCGTCGGCCACACCTTCGATCTGGGTGAAACCGGCAGCATCAATGAAGGCAACCTGCCGGAAGCCCTGGCGGAAGTTGATGCCTATATGGCGGGCAATGACTGCAAGGCCCCGGTTTATGACCGTGACGCGATGAAGCCGGGCAATGTGGTCAACGGCCCTGCCGTAATCAAGGAACGCACCGGCACCAACGTGATCGAGCCGGGCTGGCAGGCTGTCATGACCGAAATCGGCAACCTGGTGATCACCCGCGTCGAACCGCTGTTGCGGACGGAAGCCATCGGCACCGACTGCGATCCGGTCATGCTTGAGGTCTTCAACAACCTCTTCATGTCGATCGCAGAGCAGATGGGCTATACCCTGCAGAACACCGCCTATTCGGTGAACATCAAGGAACGTCTGGACTTCTCTTGTGCGATCTTTGACGCCAAGGGCCAGTTGATTGCCAACGCACCGCATATGCCGGTCCACCTGGGCTCCATGGGGGAAAGCATCCGGGCCGTGATCAACGGCAACAAGGATGCGATCAAGCCAGGTGACGTCTATGTGCTGAATGCCCCCTATAACGGCGGTACGCATCTGCCGGATATCACGGTCGTCACCCCGGTCTTCGACGATGCGGGCAAGGAAATCCTGTTCTATGTTGGCAGCCGTGGGCACCATGCCGATGTGGGCGGCATCACGCCGGGCTCCATGCCGCCCGATTCCAAGCATGTGGAAGAAGAAGGCGTCGTTATCGACAACTTCAAGCTGATCGACCAGGGCAGCTTCCGCGAAGAAGCCTTCATCGACCTGCTGAAGTCCGGCAAATATCCGGCACGTAATCCGCAGCAAAATCTGGCCGACATCCATGCCCAGGTTGCCGCGAATGAAAAAGGCGTGCAGGAACTGCGCAAGATGGTCACCCATTTCAGCCTGCCGACGGTGCAGGCCTATATGGGTCACGTCCAGGATAACGCAGAAGAATCCGTCCGCCGTGTCATAGACGTCCTGAAAGACGGCAGCTTCACCTATCCGATGGACGACGGCAGCGTGTTGAAGGTTTCAGTCACCATCGACAAGGAAAACCGGTCCGCAAAAGTGGACTTCACCGGCACCAGCGAACAGCGGCCGACCAACTTCAATGCGCCGTCCGCAGTTTGCCGGGCAGCGGTGCTCTATGTCTTCCGTACGCTCGTCAATGACGAGATCCCGATGAACGAAGGCTGCCTGAAGCCGATCGACATCGTGATCCCGGAAGGGTCCATGCTGAACCCGGTTTATCCTGCCGCCGTTGTCGCCGGTAACGTGGAAACCTCCCAGGTGGTGACCGACACGCTCTACGGCGCGCTGGGCGTGATGTCCGGTGCACAGGGTACGATGAACAACACCACCTTCGGCAACGACACTTACCAGTATTACGAAACGGTTTGCGGCGGTTCCGGTGCAGGTGACGGTTTCGATGGTACGGATGCGGTCCATACCCATATGACCAACTCCCGCCTGACCGACCCTGAAATCCTGGAATTCCGCTATCCGGTCCTGCTGGAAAGTTTCGAAATCCGCAAAGGGTCCGGTGGCAAGGGCAAGTGGAAGGGCGGCGACGGCACCACCCGCCGCCTGCGCTTCCTGGAAGAAATGGATGTCGTCATCCTGTCCAACCACCGCAAAGTGCCACCCTATGGCATGAATGGTGGCGAACCGGGTGAGCTGGGCCGCAACTGGGTCGAACGCACGGATGGCGGCCATGAAGAAATGACCGGCACCGACAAACGCCATGTGATGCCCGGTGACGTCTTCGTCCTGCAAACCCCCAGTGCCGGTGGCTTCGGCAAGCCGGACTAA